The following proteins are co-located in the Haloplanus sp. HW8-1 genome:
- a CDS encoding DUF7389 domain-containing protein, with translation MTDGDAYSVTVKMTRGTSSDDKEVVKTEVSADTLDELDEKMTAIRERMDDWAGDLREIQPVAHPAGHDDQATLGEGST, from the coding sequence GTGACTGACGGCGACGCCTACTCGGTGACGGTGAAGATGACCCGCGGGACGTCGAGCGACGACAAGGAAGTCGTGAAGACGGAGGTGTCCGCGGACACGCTCGACGAACTCGACGAGAAGATGACGGCGATCCGCGAGCGGATGGACGACTGGGCCGGCGACCTGCGCGAGATCCAGCCGGTCGCCCACCCTGCCGGCCACGACGATCAGGCGACGCTCGGGGAGGGGTCGACGTGA
- a CDS encoding tyrosine-type recombinase/integrase: MSDGERARPDLTPSDAVDRWLDRQRMELAESSVGSYARRLGHFVEWCDDEGVDHLADLEPWDLGAYEDHRRAVVAPVSLNNELTTLRQLLDWAASLDLVDDAVAEAVDPPKVDKADQVSETLLEPERGEALLAVFRAGRQYTREHAWLELSWWTGARMGSIRGLDVDDVDLDEGHVQFRHRPEEETPLKNGYDGERIVGISDDVAEALSAYISNRPQTTDDYGRRPVFATQYGRIAGSTLRETCYYATHPCRAVPCPHEKDRVTCEHHSRTSSYGCPSARSPHEVRSGSITWQLHRGLSKDVVADRVNATIEVIERHYDQARQLEEFRQRRAAHLHKLGIDSNEENT; the protein is encoded by the coding sequence GTGAGCGACGGCGAGCGCGCCCGTCCCGACCTGACGCCGTCGGACGCCGTCGACCGGTGGCTCGACCGCCAGCGGATGGAACTCGCCGAATCGTCGGTCGGAAGCTACGCCCGACGTCTCGGTCACTTCGTCGAGTGGTGCGACGACGAGGGTGTCGACCACCTCGCCGACCTCGAACCGTGGGACCTCGGTGCCTACGAGGACCACCGGCGCGCGGTCGTCGCGCCCGTCAGCCTCAACAACGAGTTGACGACGCTTCGGCAGTTACTCGACTGGGCGGCCAGCCTCGACCTCGTCGACGACGCCGTCGCCGAGGCGGTCGACCCGCCGAAGGTCGACAAGGCCGACCAGGTGAGCGAGACTCTGCTCGAACCGGAACGTGGCGAGGCGCTACTCGCGGTGTTCCGTGCCGGCCGTCAGTACACGCGGGAACACGCGTGGCTCGAACTGTCGTGGTGGACCGGCGCCCGGATGGGTTCGATCCGTGGCCTCGACGTCGACGACGTCGACCTCGACGAGGGACACGTACAGTTTCGGCACCGGCCCGAAGAGGAGACACCGCTGAAGAACGGGTACGACGGCGAGCGGATCGTCGGGATCTCCGACGACGTCGCCGAGGCGTTGAGTGCGTACATCAGCAACCGCCCCCAGACGACCGACGACTACGGTCGTCGCCCGGTGTTCGCGACCCAGTACGGGCGGATCGCCGGCTCGACGCTACGGGAGACCTGTTACTACGCTACCCATCCCTGTCGTGCGGTTCCGTGTCCCCACGAGAAGGACCGGGTCACCTGTGAGCACCATTCGCGGACATCCTCGTACGGGTGTCCGTCGGCTCGGTCGCCCCACGAGGTGCGGTCCGGAAGTATTACCTGGCAGCTTCACCGCGGACTCTCGAAGGACGTCGTTGCTGACCGCGTGAACGCAACGATCGAGGTGATCGAGCGGCACTACGACCAGGCGCGACAACTCGAAGAGTTCCGACAGCGGCGGGCTGCCCACTTGCACAAGCTCGGGATCGACAGCAACGAGGAGAACACATGA
- a CDS encoding winged helix-turn-helix domain-containing protein: MTHTDDRIIEHLSSVSTATAWEIAYEQGVEGDRRRIERRCRVLANAGFVDVYFRDVGLDDEYEITTWGEMYLDGDVDAELRRPLPAMRPPDKLRPGWWAGFG; encoded by the coding sequence ATGACGCACACCGACGACCGCATCATCGAACACCTGTCGTCGGTGTCGACGGCGACGGCGTGGGAGATCGCCTACGAGCAGGGCGTCGAGGGCGACCGCCGCCGGATCGAGCGCCGGTGTCGCGTCCTGGCGAACGCGGGGTTCGTCGACGTCTACTTCCGCGACGTCGGCCTCGACGACGAGTACGAGATTACGACGTGGGGCGAGATGTATCTCGACGGGGACGTCGACGCCGAGTTGAGACGGCCGCTCCCGGCGATGCGCCCGCCCGATAAGCTACGGCCCGGTTGGTGGGCGGGGTTCGGGTAA
- a CDS encoding type IV toxin-antitoxin system AbiEi family antitoxin domain-containing protein, with product MLAQLMRKSASWMVLWDDRLLEIARKEGHVSPKTAEDSGYVHISNAQISRRCSKLADHGLLRRLPNGVYTITQKGEAYLEGELNADKLTEENGNGDTAEA from the coding sequence GTGTTAGCGCAGTTGATGAGGAAGTCCGCCTCGTGGATGGTACTGTGGGACGACCGCCTTCTAGAAATCGCCCGAAAAGAGGGTCACGTGTCGCCTAAAACGGCAGAAGATAGTGGGTACGTACATATCAGCAACGCCCAAATATCTCGCCGCTGTTCAAAACTCGCGGACCACGGGCTACTCCGCCGTCTCCCGAACGGGGTCTATACAATCACGCAAAAGGGGGAAGCGTACCTCGAAGGTGAGCTAAACGCCGATAAACTGACCGAGGAAAACGGAAACGGAGACACCGCCGAGGCGTAG